GACAAGGCGATCCTCGACCTCTTCCCCGAGAACGAGTCGCTCGCGAAGTGGATCCGGATCGCGGGCGAACGCGTGCACTTCCAGGGGCTCCCGGCCCGGATCTGCTGGCTCGGCTACGGGGAGCGCGACAAGGCGGGCCTCCGCTTCAACGATCTCGTGGCATCCGGCGAGCTGGCCGCGCCCCTCGCGATCGGACGCGACCACCTCGACTCCGGCAGTGTCGCGAGCCCGTATCGCGAGACGGAGGCGATGAAGGACGGCTCGGATGCCATCGCCGACTGGCCTCTGCTGAACGCGCTGCTGAACACCGCGTCGGGGGCGTCGTGGGTGTCGCTGCATCACGGCGGCGGGGTGGGGATCGGACGTTCGCTGCACGCGGGCCAGGTCGCCGTCGCCGACGGCACGGCGCTCGCGGCCGAGAAGCTCGCCCGCGTGCTGACGAACGACCCCGGCATGGGGGTCATCCGGCACGTCGACGCGGGGTATCCCGAGGCCGAGGCGGTCGCCGCCGAACGCGGCGTGCGCATTCCGATGGGACGCGGATGACCTCACTCGTCGGTGGTCTGCTCGGCGAGCTGGCCGAGGTCGGTCGCACCCCCTCCGGAGGGTACGACCGTCTCGCGTGGACGGGCGCCGACCTGGAGAGCCGCCAGTGGTTCGTGCAGTGCGCCGACGTACTCGACCTCGAGGTCGAGACCGACCGCAACGGCAATCTGTGGGCGTGGTGGCACGCCGAGCGCGACGGGTCGGCGCTCGTCCTCGGCTCCCACCTGGACAGCGTGCCCAACGGTGGGGCCTTCGACGGGCCGTTGGGCGTCGCGTCGGCGTTCGCCGCGATCGCGTCGCTGCGCCGCGACGGGTTCGTCCCGTCGCGGCCGGTGGCGGTGGCCGCGCTGGCCGACGCCGAGGGTGCGCGCTTCGGGGCATCCGGGGTCGGTTCGCGGTTGCTGACGGGGGAGCTGCCCGCCGAGCGGGTGCTGGGCCTCGGCGACGACGACGGCACGACGATGGCGGACGCCATGTCGGCTGCCGGTGTCGATCCCGCGCACGTCGGGTCGGATCCGGAGCGCCTGGCGCGGATCGGCGCGTTCGTCGAGCTCCACATCGAGCAGGGGCATCTCGCGACTGCCGACGGTGCGGCGGGGCTCGCGGGCGCGGGGGCGCCGATCGGTGTCGCCGACCGCATCTGGCCGCACGGCCGGTGGCGCGTGGAGCTCCCCGGGCAACAGAACCACGCGGGAACGACGGCGATGGCGTCGCGGCGCGATCCGCTCGTGCGATTGGCGCACATCGTCCTGGCGGTGCGCGAGGGGGCGATCGCCGCGGGGGCGCTCGCGACGGTCGGCAAGGTGCGGGTCGTTCCCGGGGCGATCAGCGCCGTCGCGGGAAATGCCTCGCTGTGGATCGATGCACGAGCCGATCAGGAGGCGGATGTGCGCCGGGTGCTCGCGCACGTCCGACGCGTCACGGGCACGCACGCGACGGAGGAGTCCTGGAGCGCTGAGACAGCGTTCGACCGCGGGATGACGGCATCCCTGGCCGCCGCGCTGGGCGGCGTCCCCGTGCTGCCGTCGGGTGCGGGGCACGACGCCGGAGTGTTCGCCCGGGCGGGGGTTCCGGCCGCCATGATCCTCGTGCGCAATCCCTCGGGGGTCTCCCACGCGCCGGAGGAATGGGCCGACGATGCCGACTGCGAGCACGGGGTGGACGCGCTCGTGACGGTCATCCGTCACCGTGCCGGTTGAGCGTCGTCGAGGCCGGCATCCCGATTATGTAATCCTGTTACACTCGACCATCCGAGAGGGGATGCGCGCATGAGCTCCACCGCGAAGGACGGCCTCCTGGCGGGGCTGAGCGAGATCGCCGACGTCGGCCGCGACACGCAGCGCGGCGGGTACTCCCGGCACCTGTGGCAGGCGGCCGACCTCGAGTTGCGCGAGTGGTTCGCCGGGCGTGCGACCGCGCTCGGCCTCGACGTCGAGACCGACCGCAACGGCAACCTGTGGGCCTGGTGGGGCCCGCCCGGCGACGACGCGGTCGTCACCGGCAGTCACCTCGACTCCGTACCCGGCGGCGGCCCCTTCGACGGGCCCCTCGGCATCGAGACCGCCTTCCAGGCGGTGGAGCGACTGCGGCAGCGGGGCGTCGTGCCCCGTCGCCCCGTCGCCGTCGTGGCCTTCGCGGAGGAAGAGGGCTCGAGGTTCGGGGTGGCCTGCCTCGGCTCGCAGCTGATGACGGGCG
This genomic window from Candidatus Microbacterium phytovorans contains:
- a CDS encoding allantoate amidohydrolase gives rise to the protein MTSLVGGLLGELAEVGRTPSGGYDRLAWTGADLESRQWFVQCADVLDLEVETDRNGNLWAWWHAERDGSALVLGSHLDSVPNGGAFDGPLGVASAFAAIASLRRDGFVPSRPVAVAALADAEGARFGASGVGSRLLTGELPAERVLGLGDDDGTTMADAMSAAGVDPAHVGSDPERLARIGAFVELHIEQGHLATADGAAGLAGAGAPIGVADRIWPHGRWRVELPGQQNHAGTTAMASRRDPLVRLAHIVLAVREGAIAAGALATVGKVRVVPGAISAVAGNASLWIDARADQEADVRRVLAHVRRVTGTHATEESWSAETAFDRGMTASLAAALGGVPVLPSGAGHDAGVFARAGVPAAMILVRNPSGVSHAPEEWADDADCEHGVDALVTVIRHRAG